The following are encoded in a window of Haloarcula halophila genomic DNA:
- a CDS encoding VOC family protein has product MAADSPQLPSETAVGRVALTVTDCDRVSAFYTETVGLTVQTRDDGRVVLGDSETPLLELHADPDAPERGATETGLYHFAVRVPSRTALGAALERIERTARLDGASDHHVSEALYLTDPEGNGVEIYCDRPRTQWEEHDDGTVRMGTDRLDRAGVEGASDGASSVPVGTDIGHVHLEVADLDATRSFYADGLGMNLRASAPGACFLAAGSYHHHVGANVWHARSGPGGGRGVAWYELRVPEGALAEVRRRLSESGYDSESAEEGFVATDPAGIRVRIRPSR; this is encoded by the coding sequence ATGGCTGCCGACAGCCCGCAACTCCCGTCGGAGACAGCAGTCGGTCGGGTTGCCCTCACCGTGACCGACTGTGACCGAGTGTCGGCGTTCTACACCGAGACGGTCGGGTTGACGGTCCAAACACGGGACGACGGCCGCGTCGTCCTCGGTGACAGTGAGACGCCACTGCTCGAACTCCACGCGGACCCCGACGCCCCCGAGCGAGGGGCAACCGAGACCGGGTTGTACCACTTCGCCGTTCGGGTCCCGTCACGGACGGCGTTGGGTGCTGCACTCGAACGGATCGAACGGACGGCACGGCTCGACGGGGCGTCGGACCACCACGTGAGCGAGGCGTTGTATCTCACCGATCCCGAGGGAAACGGTGTCGAGATCTACTGTGATCGTCCGCGAACACAGTGGGAGGAACACGACGACGGGACCGTCCGGATGGGGACCGATCGGTTGGACCGCGCGGGCGTCGAGGGTGCGAGCGACGGCGCTTCCTCGGTCCCCGTCGGAACGGATATCGGACACGTTCACCTCGAAGTCGCCGACCTCGACGCGACGCGGTCGTTCTACGCCGACGGCCTCGGGATGAATCTCCGCGCGAGCGCCCCCGGGGCCTGTTTTCTGGCAGCCGGATCGTATCACCACCACGTCGGAGCCAACGTCTGGCACGCGCGGTCGGGACCGGGCGGGGGACGCGGGGTCGCGTGGTACGAACTCCGTGTTCCCGAGGGGGCGCTTGCGGAGGTCCGTCGACGGCTCTCCGAGTCTGGATACGACAGCGAGTCCGCTGAGGAGGGGTTCGTGGCGACCGACCCCGCTGGGATACGGGTCCGGATACGGCCGTCCCGATAG
- a CDS encoding beta-glucosidase encodes MQSSRDIDALVSALTRSEKLSLVCGTVDPEGTATGYLAGVDRLDIPPFHLVDGPLGVRAEGERATAFPASIATAASFDPDLGHDQGRAMAREATALGQDALLAPGVNIVRVPQCGRNFEYLSEDPVLAGDVGAALVSGIESTGVLATVKHFVANNQESARTSVSAEVDERTLRELYLPPFRAAVDAGVGSVMTGYNRVNGSYMSDHAELVGDVLKDEWGFDGYVVSDWYGLATTVGAATAGLDLEMPGVALDTETSNDDGSLDEFEWPDGIPDATHAGLFGEPLSAAIDEGAVPPDRLDDMVRRVLGGMARTGLLGDGSVRADGALDTPAHRALATRVATRGTVLLENDGVLPLADGTDIAVIGPHVTEPKLGGGGSSETTPFEATTPAEGLSERADGTVTVTHGIPEIESVSLFDLLPFVEGGHDEGEWNDEDHDRSMDTAVEAAAAADVAVVFVRDATTEGKDRDSLSLPGQQDELIEAVAAANDRTVVVVRSGGPVELPWRDDVAAILEAWYPGQADGDAAAAVLYGDSDPGGRLPVTFAPAEDYPATDERQFPGVDGSAHYDEGVFVGYRHFDRTDTAPTYPFGHGHSYATFEYRSVTETDDGIEVTVENTSDRPGREVVQAYVRPPASPVERPLRELAAFESIELDAGESRSLSLSLDELARSYYDPDDGWVVDDGPHTVEIGRSARDVRLTVEYDG; translated from the coding sequence ATGCAGTCGTCTCGCGATATCGACGCGCTCGTATCAGCTCTCACCCGGAGCGAAAAGCTCTCGCTCGTCTGTGGGACTGTCGACCCCGAGGGGACGGCGACGGGCTACCTCGCCGGTGTCGACCGTCTCGATATCCCGCCGTTCCACCTCGTCGACGGACCACTGGGCGTCCGTGCGGAGGGCGAGCGTGCGACGGCGTTTCCGGCCTCGATCGCGACCGCTGCCTCGTTCGATCCGGACCTCGGCCACGACCAGGGACGGGCGATGGCCCGTGAGGCGACCGCGCTCGGGCAGGACGCCCTGCTCGCGCCCGGCGTGAACATCGTCCGGGTGCCACAGTGTGGCCGGAACTTCGAATATCTCTCAGAAGACCCCGTCCTCGCGGGAGATGTCGGTGCGGCACTCGTCTCCGGGATCGAATCTACCGGCGTCCTCGCGACGGTCAAACACTTCGTCGCCAACAATCAGGAGTCCGCGCGCACGAGCGTCAGTGCGGAGGTCGACGAACGGACACTCCGTGAGTTGTACCTGCCGCCGTTCCGGGCAGCCGTCGACGCCGGTGTCGGATCGGTGATGACCGGATACAACAGAGTCAACGGGAGCTACATGAGCGACCACGCCGAACTCGTCGGCGACGTCCTGAAAGATGAATGGGGTTTCGACGGTTACGTCGTCTCGGACTGGTACGGGCTGGCGACCACCGTCGGCGCCGCGACCGCCGGCCTCGATCTGGAGATGCCCGGCGTCGCGCTCGATACGGAGACCAGCAACGACGACGGCTCGCTCGACGAGTTCGAATGGCCCGACGGAATCCCCGACGCGACCCACGCCGGTCTGTTCGGTGAGCCGCTATCGGCAGCGATCGACGAGGGGGCCGTTCCGCCAGACCGTCTCGACGACATGGTCCGACGCGTCCTCGGCGGGATGGCCCGGACCGGCCTGCTCGGTGACGGTTCCGTGCGTGCCGACGGCGCACTCGATACGCCTGCCCACCGTGCCCTCGCGACCCGCGTGGCGACTCGTGGAACCGTCCTTCTGGAGAACGACGGCGTCCTACCACTTGCGGACGGTACGGACATCGCGGTCATCGGTCCACACGTCACCGAACCGAAACTCGGTGGCGGTGGCTCCTCCGAGACGACTCCGTTCGAGGCGACGACCCCTGCCGAGGGCCTCTCAGAACGGGCCGACGGCACTGTCACCGTCACCCACGGGATTCCGGAGATCGAGAGCGTCTCGCTGTTCGATTTGCTCCCGTTCGTCGAAGGCGGCCACGACGAGGGCGAATGGAACGACGAGGACCACGACCGCTCCATGGACACCGCCGTCGAAGCGGCCGCGGCAGCCGACGTAGCCGTGGTGTTCGTCCGCGACGCGACGACCGAGGGGAAGGACCGAGATTCGCTGTCGCTCCCGGGTCAACAGGACGAACTGATCGAGGCCGTCGCGGCCGCCAACGATCGGACGGTCGTCGTCGTCCGCTCGGGCGGCCCCGTCGAGCTGCCCTGGCGCGACGACGTCGCCGCGATCCTCGAAGCGTGGTATCCCGGCCAGGCCGACGGCGACGCAGCCGCGGCAGTCCTCTACGGCGATTCCGACCCCGGCGGCCGTCTCCCCGTGACGTTCGCGCCAGCCGAAGACTATCCGGCGACCGACGAGCGGCAGTTCCCGGGCGTCGACGGATCGGCCCACTACGACGAAGGGGTCTTCGTCGGCTACCGCCACTTCGACCGGACCGACACCGCTCCCACCTATCCGTTCGGCCACGGCCACTCCTACGCGACCTTCGAGTACCGGAGTGTGACCGAAACTGACGACGGTATCGAAGTCACCGTCGAGAACACGTCGGATCGACCCGGACGCGAGGTCGTCCAGGCGTACGTGCGACCCCCGGCCTCGCCCGTCGAGCGGCCACTCCGAGAGCTGGCCGCCTTCGAGTCGATCGAACTCGACGCCGGCGAATCGAGATCGCTGTCGCTGTCGCTCGACGAACTCGCACGCTCCTACTACGATCCCGACGACGGATGGGTCGTCGACGACGGCCCACACACTGTCGAGATCGGCCGATCGGCACGGGACGTTCGGCTCACCGTCGAGTACGACGGGTAA